From a single Micromonospora carbonacea genomic region:
- the nusA gene encoding transcription termination factor NusA, whose product MNIDLAALRALEREREIPFDTILAAIETALLTAYRHTDGAEPHARVEIDRKTGAALVYAQELDDDGTVVRERDDTPHDFGRIAAMTAKQVILQRLREATDEVHFGEYVGRDGDLVTGVVQAHEARSEKGIVSVDLGKLEGVLPQSEQVPGERYAHGERIRCVVVHVAKGMRGPQITLSRSHPALVKKLFALEVPEIADGTVEIGAIAREAGHRTKIAVRSTTPGVNAKGACIGPMGQRVRAVMSELHGEKIDIIDWSDDPATFVGNALSPAKALRVEVVDLATRTARVTVPDFQLSLAIGREGQNARLAARLTGWRIDIRSDAEQATTAARGGTDHVREPGGAISGS is encoded by the coding sequence GTGAACATCGACCTCGCGGCGCTGCGCGCACTCGAGCGCGAGCGGGAGATCCCGTTCGACACGATCCTCGCGGCGATCGAGACCGCGCTGCTGACCGCCTACCGGCACACCGACGGGGCCGAGCCGCACGCCCGGGTCGAGATCGACCGCAAGACCGGCGCGGCCCTGGTCTACGCCCAGGAGCTGGACGACGACGGCACGGTGGTGCGGGAGCGGGACGACACCCCGCACGACTTCGGCCGGATCGCGGCCATGACCGCCAAGCAGGTGATCCTCCAGCGGCTGCGGGAGGCCACCGACGAGGTGCACTTCGGCGAGTACGTCGGCCGCGACGGCGACCTGGTCACCGGCGTGGTGCAGGCGCACGAGGCGCGCAGCGAGAAGGGCATCGTCAGCGTCGACCTGGGCAAGCTGGAGGGCGTGCTGCCGCAGTCGGAGCAGGTCCCCGGCGAGCGGTACGCCCACGGCGAGCGGATCCGCTGCGTCGTGGTGCACGTCGCCAAGGGCATGCGCGGTCCCCAGATCACCCTGTCCCGGTCCCACCCGGCGCTGGTGAAGAAGCTGTTCGCCCTGGAGGTGCCGGAGATCGCCGACGGCACCGTGGAGATCGGGGCCATCGCCCGGGAGGCCGGCCACCGCACGAAGATCGCGGTGCGGTCCACCACGCCGGGCGTCAACGCCAAGGGCGCCTGCATCGGGCCGATGGGGCAGCGGGTCCGCGCCGTGATGAGCGAGCTGCACGGCGAAAAGATCGACATCATCGACTGGTCGGACGACCCGGCCACCTTCGTCGGCAACGCGCTCTCGCCGGCCAAGGCGCTGCGGGTCGAGGTGGTCGACCTGGCCACCCGGACCGCCCGGGTGACCGTGCCGGACTTCCAGCTCTCCCTCGCGATCGGCCGGGAGGGGCAGAATGCCCGCCTTGCTGCCCGATTGACCGGTTGGCGGATCGACATCCGCTCGGACGCGGAGCAGGCGACGACCGCCGCGCGGGGCGGGACCGATCACGTCCGGGAGCCGGGCGGCGCGATCTCGGGGAGCTAG
- a CDS encoding ferritin-like domain-containing protein translates to MRHRQAPSGPAEALGGALTAEYAAVFAYGVIGVRLADAARTAARRAEAAHRSRRDALVLQLSAAGGTVPADKAGYTLPFPVTDAAGALRLAVEVEERTAAFWRVALPHTTGEDRNRALAALTDCAVRATRWRRTAGVTPVTVAFPGRPT, encoded by the coding sequence GTGAGACACCGCCAGGCACCGTCCGGCCCGGCCGAGGCCCTGGGCGGCGCGCTCACCGCCGAGTACGCCGCGGTCTTCGCGTACGGGGTGATCGGGGTGCGCCTCGCCGACGCCGCCCGCACGGCCGCCCGCCGCGCCGAGGCGGCGCACCGGTCCCGGCGGGACGCGCTGGTGCTCCAGCTCAGCGCGGCCGGCGGCACCGTCCCCGCCGACAAGGCCGGCTACACGCTGCCGTTCCCCGTCACCGACGCCGCGGGCGCCCTGCGGCTGGCGGTGGAGGTGGAGGAACGCACCGCGGCCTTCTGGCGCGTGGCGCTGCCGCACACCACGGGCGAGGACCGCAACCGGGCCCTCGCGGCGCTGACCGACTGCGCGGTGCGGGCCACCAGATGGCGGCGCACCGCCGGGGTGACTCCCGTCACCGTGGCCTTCCCCGGCCGCCCCACCTGA
- a CDS encoding nitroreductase/quinone reductase family protein, whose amino-acid sequence MSAIGTLTRRLGHHRWFGVTIRLLVPVDRAVGRLTKGRVVALGLVPSLVITTTGRRSGLPRSNPLLYVPDGDAFVVVGSNWGQQHQPAWALNLLADPAAEVDVRGRRLAVRAEVATGAERDRLWELLTTEWPAYETYVERAGGREIRVFRLVPR is encoded by the coding sequence GTGTCCGCTATCGGTACCCTGACCCGCCGCCTCGGCCACCACCGCTGGTTCGGCGTCACGATCCGGCTGCTCGTCCCCGTCGACCGGGCGGTCGGCCGGCTCACCAAGGGACGGGTGGTCGCGCTGGGCCTGGTCCCCTCGCTGGTCATCACCACCACCGGGCGTCGCTCGGGCCTGCCACGCAGCAACCCCCTGCTGTACGTGCCGGACGGCGACGCCTTCGTGGTGGTCGGCTCCAACTGGGGGCAGCAGCACCAGCCCGCCTGGGCGCTGAACCTGCTCGCCGACCCGGCCGCCGAGGTCGACGTGCGGGGGCGGCGGCTGGCGGTGCGCGCCGAGGTGGCCACCGGCGCGGAACGCGACCGGCTCTGGGAGCTGCTGACGACCGAGTGGCCGGCCTACGAGACGTACGTCGAGCGGGCCGGCGGGCGGGAGATCCGCGTCTTCCGGCTGGTGCCCCGCTGA
- the rimP gene encoding ribosome maturation factor RimP, with the protein MTQRGRTTRSTGPTGRPRRADGPRGGDRVGGPRVDLAARRARLRAVIEPVVNGAGYDLEDVSVSRAGRRHVVRVIVDADGGISLDAVADVSRAVSAALDAAEESGGDILAGEYQLEVSSPGVDRPLTLPRHWRRNVGRLVKVTVRAALPGQRAEQPAGDRQVTGRVVEADDERVVLETDSGRAEFGHAELGPGRVQVEFHRLDEVADDELDEIADDGSGDSSDTDDIDDEDDVEDEER; encoded by the coding sequence ATGACGCAGCGGGGCCGTACCACCAGGTCGACGGGGCCGACGGGGAGACCCCGGCGCGCCGACGGCCCTCGTGGCGGTGACCGCGTCGGCGGCCCCCGGGTGGACCTCGCGGCGCGGCGGGCCCGGTTGCGGGCGGTGATCGAGCCGGTGGTCAACGGGGCTGGCTACGACCTGGAGGACGTCTCCGTCTCCCGCGCCGGCCGCCGGCACGTGGTGCGGGTGATCGTCGACGCCGACGGCGGGATCAGCCTGGACGCCGTCGCCGACGTCTCCCGGGCCGTCTCCGCCGCGCTCGACGCCGCCGAGGAGTCCGGCGGCGACATCCTCGCGGGCGAATACCAGCTGGAGGTCAGCTCCCCCGGGGTGGACCGCCCGCTCACCCTGCCCCGGCACTGGCGGCGCAACGTCGGCCGGCTGGTGAAGGTGACGGTCCGGGCCGCGCTGCCCGGGCAGCGCGCCGAGCAGCCCGCCGGCGACCGCCAGGTCACCGGCCGGGTGGTCGAGGCCGACGACGAGCGCGTGGTGCTGGAGACCGACTCCGGCCGCGCCGAGTTCGGCCACGCCGAGCTCGGCCCCGGCCGGGTGCAGGTGGAGTTCCACCGCCTCGACGAGGTGGCCGACGACGAGCTCGACGAGATCGCCGACGACGGGTCCGGCGACAGCTCAGACACTGACGACATCGACGACGAAGATGATGTGGAGGACGAGGAGAGGTGA
- a CDS encoding FtsX-like permease family protein produces the protein MTGGRPGRDRRLLAALRSWRAALRIARREARRARGRTALVLAMITLPVLGLTLSAVSYDMAELSRAERIDRRLGVADAELRWVAEGPVAQDAWGDTTYQRDGVPSRSRPVAADELTALLPAGSSVAEVRWWVPFEARAGGRRESVDGRLLDLTDPLLRGQGQVLAGRPPTAADEVGLNRAALRRLGAELGDRIVPADGSAERTVVGVVEFPDNLRPTVALPPTDRPGDPRNESSWLVDLPADADPGLTERLNARGIVVAARTPAPHPTAEAGSTGVALSVEDTSTTLLVAGLGLLEVVLLVGPAFAVGVRRRRRDLALVAVAGGDAAHLRRIVLADGVVLGGAGAVAGLALGIAGAFAARPLIEEYVFGARFGAYRVFPAALAAIAAVAVLAGVLAALAPAWAAARQDVVAGLAGRRTPPEHRRRWPLIGVLLAAVGVAVAALGATWDATAVLFAGLVLGELGLVFVTPTLVGLLARAGRWLPLAPRIALRDASRNRSSAAPAISAVMAAVAGSVALGVYVASDSARTHASYVPSMPYGHAMVVGPGDQTTPPPVSRVAEVVAAALPGSTVAQVDVPACPARFDSDNWCDVRVELPAGRACPYQVGQLRDAAVRAQARSDPRCGGWVEEGYPTGYAVSVSVDDGDALAALTGAGPEELAAARRVLAAGGAVVTDERYLLAGRLTLTAIRVGAEPEPVVTATATVPGYALRGGVGTDQLTVSRAAAARLGLDTRQIGYAVDTAAAPTPAQQDRLDVELRRLGQLDVIVERGTWGSDDRSLLLVLAVGSGLITVGAAAVATGLAAAEGRADLSTLGAVGASPRMRRVLSLCQAGVIAVLGSALGIVVGLGTAVIILVALNRRFDTAWPVPEPYPIVVPWLNLGVLVVVPLVAMVGAALFTRSRLAVERRLD, from the coding sequence GTGACCGGCGGGCGACCCGGCCGCGACCGGCGGCTGCTGGCGGCGCTGCGCTCGTGGCGGGCCGCCCTGCGCATCGCCCGGCGGGAGGCGCGCCGGGCCCGCGGCCGGACCGCGCTGGTCCTTGCGATGATCACCCTGCCGGTGCTGGGGCTGACCCTCTCCGCCGTCAGCTACGACATGGCGGAGTTGAGCCGGGCCGAGCGGATCGACCGGCGGCTCGGCGTCGCCGACGCGGAGCTGCGCTGGGTCGCCGAGGGCCCGGTGGCGCAGGACGCCTGGGGCGACACCACCTACCAGCGCGACGGCGTGCCGAGCCGGAGCCGCCCGGTCGCCGCCGACGAGCTGACCGCCCTGCTGCCGGCCGGCAGCAGCGTCGCCGAGGTCCGCTGGTGGGTGCCGTTCGAGGCCCGCGCCGGGGGCAGGCGCGAGTCGGTCGACGGGCGGCTGCTGGACCTGACCGACCCGCTGCTGCGGGGGCAGGGCCAGGTGCTCGCCGGCCGTCCCCCGACGGCGGCCGACGAGGTCGGGCTCAACCGCGCGGCGCTGCGCCGGTTGGGCGCGGAGCTCGGCGACCGGATCGTCCCGGCCGACGGGTCGGCCGAGCGGACCGTGGTCGGGGTGGTGGAGTTCCCCGACAACCTGCGGCCGACCGTGGCGCTGCCGCCCACGGATCGACCGGGCGACCCGCGCAACGAGTCGAGCTGGCTCGTCGACCTGCCGGCCGACGCCGATCCCGGGCTGACGGAGCGGCTCAACGCGCGCGGGATCGTGGTGGCCGCCCGCACCCCGGCGCCGCACCCCACGGCGGAGGCCGGCAGCACGGGGGTCGCGCTCAGCGTCGAGGACACCAGCACCACGCTGCTGGTGGCCGGCCTCGGCCTGCTCGAGGTGGTGCTGCTCGTGGGTCCGGCGTTCGCCGTCGGCGTGCGGCGTCGCCGCCGCGACCTCGCCCTGGTCGCGGTGGCCGGTGGCGACGCCGCGCACCTGCGCCGCATCGTGCTGGCCGACGGGGTGGTGCTGGGCGGCGCGGGGGCCGTCGCCGGGCTGGCGCTGGGCATCGCCGGCGCGTTCGCGGCCCGGCCGCTCATCGAGGAGTACGTCTTCGGGGCGCGCTTCGGGGCGTACCGCGTCTTCCCGGCCGCGCTGGCGGCGATCGCCGCGGTCGCGGTGCTGGCGGGGGTGCTCGCGGCCCTGGCGCCGGCCTGGGCCGCCGCCCGGCAGGACGTGGTGGCCGGGCTGGCCGGGCGGCGCACCCCGCCGGAGCACCGGCGGCGCTGGCCGCTGATCGGCGTGCTGCTGGCCGCCGTCGGCGTGGCGGTGGCCGCCCTCGGGGCCACCTGGGACGCCACGGCGGTGCTCTTCGCCGGCCTGGTCCTGGGCGAGCTCGGGCTGGTCTTCGTCACCCCGACGCTGGTCGGGCTGCTCGCCCGGGCCGGCCGGTGGTTGCCGCTCGCGCCCCGGATCGCGCTGCGCGACGCCAGCCGCAACCGTTCCTCGGCGGCGCCCGCGATCTCGGCGGTGATGGCCGCGGTCGCCGGCAGCGTCGCCCTCGGCGTCTACGTGGCCAGCGACAGCGCCCGCACCCACGCCAGCTACGTGCCGTCCATGCCGTACGGGCACGCCATGGTCGTCGGCCCCGGCGACCAGACGACGCCGCCGCCGGTGTCCCGGGTCGCCGAGGTGGTCGCTGCGGCGCTGCCGGGCAGCACGGTGGCCCAGGTCGACGTCCCGGCCTGTCCCGCCCGGTTCGACTCGGACAACTGGTGCGACGTCCGGGTGGAGCTGCCGGCCGGACGGGCCTGCCCGTACCAGGTGGGGCAGTTGCGCGACGCGGCCGTGCGGGCCCAGGCCCGCAGCGACCCGCGGTGCGGCGGTTGGGTGGAGGAGGGCTACCCCACGGGCTACGCCGTGTCCGTCTCGGTCGACGACGGCGACGCGCTGGCGGCGCTGACCGGGGCCGGCCCCGAGGAGCTGGCCGCCGCCCGGCGGGTGCTGGCGGCCGGCGGCGCGGTCGTCACCGACGAGCGGTACCTCCTCGCAGGCCGGCTCACCCTCACGGCGATCCGGGTGGGTGCGGAGCCGGAGCCCGTGGTGACCGCGACCGCCACCGTCCCCGGGTACGCGCTGCGCGGCGGCGTCGGAACCGACCAGCTCACCGTGTCCCGCGCCGCCGCCGCCCGGCTCGGGCTCGACACCCGCCAGATCGGCTACGCGGTGGACACCGCCGCCGCACCGACCCCCGCCCAGCAGGACCGCCTCGACGTGGAGCTGCGCCGGCTCGGCCAGCTCGACGTGATCGTCGAGCGGGGGACGTGGGGCAGCGACGACCGTTCCCTGCTGCTGGTGCTGGCCGTCGGATCCGGCCTGATCACGGTGGGCGCGGCGGCCGTCGCCACCGGCCTCGCCGCGGCCGAGGGGCGGGCGGACCTGTCCACCCTCGGCGCCGTGGGCGCCAGCCCCCGGATGCGGCGGGTGCTCTCGCTGTGCCAGGCCGGGGTGATCGCCGTGCTCGGCTCGGCGCTGGGCATCGTGGTCGGGCTGGGCACGGCGGTGATCATCCTGGTCGCCCTCAACCGCCGGTTCGACACGGCGTGGCCGGTGCCGGAGCCGTACCCGATCGTGGTCCCGTGGCTCAACCTGGGCGTGCTGGTGGTGGTGCCGCTGGTGGCGATGGTCGGCGCGGCCCTGTTCACCCGGTCCCGGCTGGCCGTCGAACGCCGGCTCGACTAA
- a CDS encoding ABC transporter ATP-binding protein, with translation MSGTGGAPTTRPDPPDPRHGPGDPAGPGGSGGRVGPDAAARPGDDPRARATTAVLDVRDVHRTHGNGDAAVHALRGVSLTVAPGELVAVMGPSGSGKSTLLALAGGLDGPTAGEVRVEGQALGALDPRALARLRRRRIGYIFQNLNLLGSLTAAENVALPLELDGVGVRQGRRAARAALAEVGLAELGDRFPDQLSGGQQQRVAIARALVGERRLVLADEPTGALDSQTGEAVLRLLRRRVDAGAAAVLVTHEARHAGWADRVVFLRDGVMVDSTAPLGGVEQLLAGSGR, from the coding sequence ATGAGCGGGACGGGCGGCGCGCCGACGACCCGCCCCGACCCGCCCGACCCGCGCCACGGCCCGGGCGACCCGGCGGGCCCTGGCGGTTCCGGCGGCCGGGTCGGACCCGACGCGGCGGCCCGCCCCGGAGACGACCCCCGTGCGCGGGCGACGACGGCCGTGCTCGACGTCCGCGACGTGCACCGCACCCACGGCAACGGCGACGCCGCCGTGCACGCCCTGCGCGGGGTGAGCCTCACCGTCGCCCCCGGCGAGCTGGTCGCGGTGATGGGCCCCTCCGGCTCCGGCAAGTCCACCCTGCTCGCCCTCGCCGGCGGCCTGGACGGCCCGACCGCGGGCGAGGTCCGCGTCGAGGGGCAGGCGCTCGGCGCGCTGGACCCGCGTGCGCTGGCCCGGCTGCGCCGCCGGCGGATCGGCTACATCTTCCAGAACCTGAACCTGCTGGGCAGCCTCACCGCCGCCGAGAACGTCGCGCTCCCCCTCGAACTCGACGGCGTCGGCGTGCGCCAGGGCCGGCGGGCGGCCCGGGCCGCGCTCGCCGAGGTGGGCCTCGCCGAGCTCGGCGACCGCTTCCCCGACCAGCTCTCCGGCGGCCAGCAGCAGCGGGTGGCCATCGCCCGCGCTCTGGTCGGCGAGCGGCGGCTCGTGCTGGCCGACGAGCCGACCGGCGCGCTGGACTCGCAGACCGGCGAGGCGGTGCTGCGCCTGCTGCGCCGCCGGGTCGACGCGGGTGCCGCCGCCGTCCTGGTCACCCACGAGGCCCGGCACGCCGGCTGGGCCGACCGCGTCGTGTTCCTGCGCGACGGGGTCATGGTGGACTCGACGGCCCCGCTGGGCGGTGTCGAGCAACTGCTGGCCGGCAGCGGCCGGTGA
- a CDS encoding PadR family transcriptional regulator, with amino-acid sequence MSIRHGLLALLERGQMYGYQLRAAFEESTGSTWPLNIGQVYTTLSRLERDGLVRPLPESEAGQRPYEITDAGRADLALWFATPISRTDRPRDELAIKLALALTTPGVDVRAVVQTQRTATMRALQEFTRLKYASDRPEDLPWRLVLDAMVFQAEAEIRWLDHCETSLVRHRPAGSGGRAGPGRPAEVEADRDGEEARR; translated from the coding sequence ATGTCCATCCGTCACGGCCTGCTCGCGCTCCTCGAACGCGGCCAGATGTACGGCTACCAGCTCCGGGCCGCGTTCGAGGAGTCGACCGGCTCGACCTGGCCGCTGAACATCGGGCAGGTCTACACCACCCTCTCCCGGCTGGAACGGGACGGGCTGGTCCGGCCGCTGCCGGAGAGCGAGGCGGGGCAGCGCCCGTACGAGATCACCGACGCCGGACGGGCGGACCTGGCGCTGTGGTTCGCGACCCCGATCAGCCGCACCGACCGCCCCCGCGACGAGCTGGCGATCAAGCTGGCCCTGGCGCTGACCACCCCCGGGGTCGACGTGCGGGCGGTGGTGCAGACCCAGCGCACCGCGACCATGCGGGCGTTGCAGGAGTTCACCCGGTTGAAGTACGCCAGCGACCGGCCCGAGGACCTGCCCTGGCGGCTGGTGCTCGACGCGATGGTGTTCCAGGCCGAGGCGGAGATCCGCTGGCTGGACCACTGCGAGACGAGCCTGGTCCGGCACCGGCCGGCCGGGTCCGGCGGGCGGGCGGGCCCGGGGCGGCCGGCGGAGGTGGAGGCGGACCGGGACGGCGAGGAGGCGCGGCGATGA
- the infB gene encoding translation initiation factor IF-2 translates to MAGKARVHELAKELGVESKTVLAKLKEMGEFVKSASSTVEAPVARRLRNAFVASAGSPAPSAPPAATQSPTSTPTPTPSPTPGAPRVTAKPMPPRRPGPPTPGPKPKGPVPGPPQPATPVAKPASAHDIEVAAAEARAAALKAEQEAAVKAAQAARQQQRENVRREPPAEGGPRPGPRPGPGAMPPRPGSPAAGRPGGPGQGQGPGARPGGRPPARGAGNNPFGIQGGQQQRPPAAGAGGPRPSPAGMPPRPSPASMPPRPSPASMPSQRPGRPGGPGGPGAGRPGGGGGAGRPGGGGGFRGGPGGGGGGGGYRGGPGGGGGGGGYRGGPGGGGGAPGAGGGFRPGGPAGGGGRPGGGGRGRGGGAAGAFGRPGGKPTRGRKSKKQRRQEFDNLSAPTMSSGAPRGQGQVVRLSRGASLSDFADKINANPGSLVQEMFNLGEMVTATQSCSDETLLLLGEHLGFDVQIVSPEDEDRELLAQFNIDLDAEVAEDRLVSRAPVVTVMGHVDHGKTKLLDAIRKANVVAGEAGGITQHIGAYQVHVPHEGEDRAVTFIDTPGHEAFTAMRARGAQVTDIVVLVVAADDGVMPQTIEALNHAKAADVPIVVAVNKVDKPEANPDKVRQQLTEYGLVAEEYGGDTMFVNVAAKPGIGIDDLLEAVLLTADASLELTAPIDGPAQGVAIEAHLDKGRGAVATVLVQKGTLRAGDSIVAGGAHGRVRAMLDENGNQVAEAGPARPVLVLGLTAVPGAGDTFLAAADDRTVRQIAEQRQARRRAASFANSRGRATLETLMEQLKEGEKTSLNLVLKGDVSGSVEALEDALFNLDIPEEVQLRIIHRGVGAITESDVMLASASSEAVTIIGFNVRAANKVREMADREGVEIRYYTVIYQAIEEIDAALKGLLKPEYEEVELGSAEIRDVFRSSKVGNISGCIVRSGIIRRNAKARLLRDGSVVADNLTISSLKRFKDDATEVREGFECGLTLGGYNNVQVGDVIETFEMREKPRA, encoded by the coding sequence GTGGCAGGTAAGGCCCGCGTACACGAGCTTGCCAAGGAGCTCGGGGTCGAAAGTAAGACAGTTCTCGCCAAGCTGAAGGAAATGGGCGAGTTCGTGAAGTCCGCGTCCAGCACCGTCGAGGCGCCCGTCGCCCGTCGGCTGCGCAACGCCTTCGTCGCCTCCGCCGGCTCGCCGGCACCGTCCGCCCCTCCGGCGGCCACCCAGAGCCCGACGTCGACCCCGACTCCGACGCCGTCCCCGACCCCGGGTGCCCCCCGGGTCACGGCGAAGCCGATGCCGCCCCGGCGGCCCGGCCCGCCGACCCCCGGACCGAAGCCCAAGGGCCCGGTCCCCGGCCCGCCGCAGCCGGCGACCCCGGTCGCCAAGCCGGCGAGTGCCCACGACATCGAGGTGGCCGCCGCCGAGGCGCGTGCCGCCGCGCTGAAGGCCGAGCAGGAGGCCGCGGTCAAGGCCGCCCAGGCCGCCCGCCAGCAGCAGCGTGAGAACGTCCGCCGGGAGCCTCCGGCGGAGGGCGGTCCCCGTCCCGGCCCGCGTCCCGGTCCGGGCGCGATGCCGCCCCGCCCGGGTTCCCCGGCCGCCGGTCGCCCCGGTGGCCCGGGTCAGGGCCAGGGCCCCGGCGCCCGGCCGGGCGGTCGCCCGCCGGCGCGCGGCGCCGGTAACAACCCGTTCGGCATCCAGGGCGGTCAGCAGCAGCGGCCCCCGGCCGCCGGTGCCGGCGGCCCCCGGCCCAGCCCGGCGGGCATGCCGCCGCGGCCCAGCCCGGCGTCCATGCCGCCCCGGCCCAGCCCGGCGTCCATGCCGAGCCAGCGCCCCGGCCGGCCCGGTGGCCCCGGTGGCCCCGGCGCGGGTCGTCCCGGCGGTGGCGGCGGTGCCGGTCGTCCCGGTGGCGGCGGCGGCTTCCGTGGCGGTCCCGGCGGCGGCGGCGGTGGCGGTGGCTACCGTGGCGGTCCCGGTGGCGGCGGCGGTGGCGGTGGCTACCGTGGCGGTCCCGGTGGCGGTGGCGGCGCTCCCGGTGCCGGTGGCGGTTTCCGGCCGGGTGGCCCGGCCGGCGGTGGTGGCCGTCCGGGTGGTGGCGGTCGCGGCCGTGGCGGCGGCGCCGCGGGTGCCTTCGGGCGTCCGGGCGGCAAGCCGACGCGGGGTCGCAAGTCCAAGAAGCAGCGCAGACAGGAGTTCGACAACCTGTCGGCCCCGACCATGAGCTCGGGTGCCCCCCGGGGTCAGGGTCAGGTCGTCCGGCTCTCCCGTGGCGCGTCGCTGTCGGACTTCGCCGACAAGATCAACGCCAACCCGGGTTCGCTGGTCCAGGAGATGTTCAACCTGGGCGAGATGGTCACCGCGACCCAGTCCTGCTCCGACGAGACCCTGCTGCTGCTGGGTGAGCACCTCGGCTTCGACGTGCAGATCGTCAGCCCGGAGGACGAGGACCGCGAGCTGCTCGCGCAGTTCAACATCGACCTCGACGCCGAGGTCGCGGAGGACCGCCTGGTCAGCCGTGCGCCGGTCGTGACCGTCATGGGTCACGTCGACCACGGTAAGACCAAGCTGCTCGACGCGATCCGCAAGGCGAACGTGGTCGCGGGCGAGGCCGGCGGCATCACCCAGCACATCGGTGCCTACCAGGTCCACGTCCCGCACGAGGGCGAGGACCGGGCGGTCACCTTCATCGACACCCCGGGTCACGAGGCGTTCACCGCCATGCGTGCCCGTGGCGCCCAGGTCACGGACATCGTGGTCCTGGTGGTGGCGGCCGACGACGGCGTGATGCCGCAGACCATCGAGGCGCTCAACCACGCCAAGGCGGCGGACGTGCCGATCGTGGTGGCGGTCAACAAGGTCGACAAGCCGGAGGCCAACCCCGACAAGGTCCGCCAGCAGCTGACCGAGTACGGGCTGGTCGCCGAGGAGTACGGCGGCGACACCATGTTCGTCAACGTGGCCGCGAAGCCGGGCATCGGCATCGACGACCTGCTCGAGGCCGTCCTGCTCACCGCCGACGCGTCGTTGGAGCTGACCGCTCCGATCGACGGGCCGGCGCAGGGTGTGGCCATCGAGGCGCACCTGGACAAGGGCCGGGGCGCGGTGGCGACGGTGCTGGTGCAGAAGGGCACCCTGCGGGCGGGCGACTCGATCGTCGCCGGTGGGGCGCACGGCCGGGTCCGGGCGATGCTCGACGAGAACGGCAACCAGGTCGCCGAGGCGGGTCCCGCCCGTCCGGTGCTGGTGCTCGGTCTCACCGCGGTCCCCGGGGCGGGCGACACCTTCCTCGCGGCGGCCGACGACCGCACGGTGCGGCAGATCGCCGAGCAGCGGCAGGCACGGCGGCGGGCGGCGTCCTTCGCCAACTCCCGCGGCCGGGCCACCCTCGAGACGCTCATGGAGCAGCTCAAGGAGGGCGAGAAGACCTCGCTCAACCTGGTGCTCAAGGGCGACGTCTCCGGTTCCGTGGAGGCGCTCGAGGACGCGCTGTTCAACCTCGACATCCCCGAGGAGGTCCAGCTCCGGATCATCCACCGGGGCGTGGGCGCGATCACCGAGAGCGACGTCATGCTCGCGAGCGCCTCGTCCGAGGCGGTCACGATCATCGGCTTCAACGTGCGGGCCGCCAACAAGGTCCGCGAGATGGCCGACCGCGAGGGCGTGGAGATCCGGTACTACACCGTCATCTACCAGGCCATCGAGGAGATCGACGCCGCGCTCAAGGGGCTGCTCAAGCCGGAGTACGAGGAGGTCGAGCTGGGCAGCGCGGAGATCCGCGACGTGTTCCGCTCGTCCAAGGTCGGCAACATCTCCGGCTGTATCGTCCGGTCGGGCATCATCCGCCGCAACGCCAAGGCGCGGCTGCTGCGGGACGGGTCGGTCGTGGCGGACAACCTCACGATCAGCTCCCTCAAGCGGTTCAAGGACGACGCGACGGAGGTCCGCGAGGGCTTCGAGTGTGGTCTGACGCTGGGCGGTTACAACAACGTCCAGGTCGGCGACGTCATCGAGACCTTCGAGATGCGGGAGAAGCCGCGCGCCTGA
- a CDS encoding YlxR family protein, translating into MVRRALPERTCVGCRRRAPASELLRIVAVGDGAGHSLRPDPARRLPGRGANMHPDPACFALAVRRRAFGRALRVTGVVDHGVLAEHVDAPTTTSGHPDRARVASKVGRPT; encoded by the coding sequence GTGGTACGACGCGCGCTGCCGGAGCGCACCTGTGTGGGCTGCCGGCGACGTGCGCCGGCCAGCGAATTGCTGCGGATCGTCGCGGTCGGCGACGGAGCTGGTCACAGCCTCCGGCCCGATCCGGCCCGCAGGCTGCCGGGTCGGGGAGCGAACATGCACCCGGATCCGGCCTGCTTCGCGCTGGCAGTGCGCCGCCGTGCCTTCGGGCGCGCGTTGCGCGTCACCGGGGTCGTCGACCACGGTGTGCTGGCCGAGCACGTCGATGCGCCAACCACTACGTCCGGTCATCCCGACCGGGCGAGGGTCGCTAGCAAGGTAGGACGACCGACATGA